A window of Halobellus sp. LT62 contains these coding sequences:
- a CDS encoding heavy metal translocating P-type ATPase translates to MTPSERDSRGSSGDSRASEHGDVAQFSVPDMDCPSCAGKVERSVRKLDGIDDVDPRVTTGTLTVSYESDSATADDIADRVEKAGYSVENAGETTAKFTVPEMDCPSCAGKVESALDGLGGVSTVDPRPTTGTVAVTYDPNAVSEAEIVDAIERAGYAVTDSTAGSDGGDHVDSDDAGDARDSIWTSPRAIKTWISGGFAALGLLFEFLLTGQNGQIASVLGSDLLVADVLFLLAVASGGQEILRNGYYSARNRNLDIDFLMSTAIVGALLASLAFGEALYFEAATLAFLFSVAELLERYSMDRARNSLRELMDLSPNEATVKRDGREGTVPVEEVAIGDVVVVRPGEKIPMDGEVVDGASAVNQAPITGESVPVDKVDGDEVYAGTINEEGYLEVRVTSAAGDDTLSRIVEMVEDAQANKTEREQFVERFSEYYTPVVVAFAVLVTLGSPFVLGTTWPTAIVYGLTLLVLACPCAFVISTPVSVVSGITSAAKNGVLIKGGNHLEAMGAVDVVAFDKTGTLTKGELTVTDVIPLHGNSEADVLRCARGLEARSEHPIGEAIVAEAEEAGVDPREIDDFESITGKGVRADLGGTTHYAGKPGLFEELGFDLSHVHATTDGGVVTRTAQTLCERHNCLDLLENTVPDLQSQGKTVILVGTEDELEGVIGVADAVRPEAAETIRRLKELGVARTVMLTGDNERTARAIAERVGVDDYRAELLPDEKVAVIDDLVEEYEDGAHEERSWGRRTGSGGVAMVGDGINDAPALATATVGVAMGAAGTDTALETADIALMGDDLSKLPYLYELAGDANGVIRQNIWASLGVKAGLALAVPFGYVPIWLAVLAGDAGMTVGVTANAMRLSQVAPADLGSGSDAASGSEAGR, encoded by the coding sequence GCGTCGAAAACGCCGGTGAAACCACTGCGAAGTTCACGGTCCCCGAGATGGACTGCCCGTCCTGTGCCGGCAAGGTCGAGAGCGCGCTCGACGGGCTCGGCGGCGTCTCGACGGTTGACCCGCGACCGACGACCGGCACGGTCGCCGTCACGTACGATCCGAACGCCGTCTCCGAGGCCGAGATCGTCGACGCGATCGAGCGCGCGGGCTACGCGGTGACGGACAGCACCGCCGGGAGCGACGGGGGCGACCACGTCGACAGCGACGACGCGGGAGACGCCCGCGACTCCATCTGGACGAGTCCGCGGGCGATCAAGACGTGGATCAGCGGCGGGTTCGCCGCGCTCGGTCTCCTCTTCGAGTTCCTCCTGACCGGCCAGAACGGCCAGATCGCGAGTGTGCTCGGAAGCGATCTTCTCGTCGCCGACGTCCTGTTCCTGCTCGCGGTCGCCTCCGGTGGGCAGGAGATCCTCAGAAACGGCTACTACTCCGCGCGGAACCGGAACCTCGACATCGACTTCCTGATGTCGACGGCGATCGTCGGCGCGCTCCTCGCGAGTCTGGCCTTCGGGGAAGCCCTCTACTTCGAGGCCGCCACGCTCGCGTTCCTCTTCAGCGTCGCCGAACTCCTCGAGCGATACTCGATGGACCGCGCGCGCAACTCGCTTCGGGAGCTGATGGATCTCTCGCCGAACGAGGCGACCGTCAAACGGGACGGACGCGAGGGGACGGTCCCGGTCGAGGAGGTGGCGATCGGCGACGTTGTCGTCGTCCGCCCGGGCGAGAAGATCCCGATGGACGGGGAAGTCGTCGACGGCGCGAGTGCGGTGAATCAGGCCCCGATCACCGGCGAGAGCGTCCCCGTCGACAAGGTCGACGGCGACGAGGTGTACGCGGGCACTATCAACGAAGAGGGGTACCTCGAGGTGCGGGTCACCTCGGCGGCGGGCGACGACACGCTCTCGCGTATCGTCGAGATGGTCGAGGACGCGCAGGCGAACAAGACCGAGCGCGAGCAGTTCGTCGAGCGGTTCTCCGAATACTACACTCCGGTCGTCGTCGCCTTCGCCGTGCTCGTCACCCTCGGCAGTCCGTTTGTCCTCGGGACGACGTGGCCCACGGCGATCGTCTACGGGCTGACGCTGCTCGTGCTCGCCTGTCCCTGCGCGTTCGTCATCTCGACTCCGGTATCCGTCGTCTCGGGCATCACGAGCGCCGCGAAGAACGGCGTGCTCATCAAGGGCGGCAACCACTTGGAGGCGATGGGCGCGGTCGACGTCGTCGCCTTCGACAAGACCGGGACGCTGACGAAGGGCGAACTCACCGTCACCGACGTCATCCCGCTGCACGGAAACAGCGAGGCCGACGTGCTCCGGTGCGCTCGCGGGTTGGAAGCGCGCAGCGAACACCCCATCGGTGAGGCCATCGTCGCGGAGGCCGAGGAGGCGGGCGTCGACCCCCGCGAGATCGACGACTTCGAGAGCATCACCGGCAAGGGGGTCCGCGCGGACCTCGGCGGGACGACCCACTACGCCGGCAAGCCGGGGCTGTTCGAGGAACTCGGCTTCGACCTCTCGCACGTCCACGCGACGACCGACGGCGGCGTCGTCACCCGAACCGCGCAGACGCTGTGCGAGCGCCACAACTGTCTGGACCTCCTCGAAAACACGGTTCCCGATCTCCAGTCGCAGGGCAAGACCGTCATCCTCGTCGGCACGGAGGACGAACTCGAAGGCGTCATCGGCGTCGCCGACGCGGTCCGCCCAGAGGCGGCGGAGACGATACGCCGCCTGAAGGAACTCGGCGTGGCGCGGACGGTGATGCTCACGGGCGACAACGAGCGGACCGCCCGCGCCATCGCCGAGCGGGTCGGCGTCGACGACTACCGCGCCGAGTTGCTTCCCGACGAGAAGGTCGCCGTGATCGACGACCTCGTCGAGGAGTACGAGGACGGGGCCCACGAGGAGCGGTCGTGGGGTCGCCGGACGGGCTCCGGCGGCGTCGCGATGGTCGGCGACGGTATCAACGACGCGCCGGCGCTCGCGACGGCCACCGTCGGCGTCGCGATGGGCGCGGCGGGGACGGATACGGCCCTCGAAACGGCCGACATCGCGCTGATGGGCGACGATCTGTCGAAGCTCCCGTACCTCTACGAACTCGCGGGCGACGCGAACGGCGTGATCCGACAGAACATCTGGGCGAGCCTCGGGGTCAAGGCCGGCCTCGCGCTCGCCGTCCCGTTCGGCTACGTCCCCATCTGGCTGGCCGTGCTCGCCGGCGACGCGGGGATGACCGTCGGCGTGACCGCGAACGCGATGCGGCTCTCGCAGGTCGCGCCCGCGGATCTCGGCTCCGGTTCCGATGCCGCTTCAGGGTCGGAGGCGGGTCGCTAA
- a CDS encoding MBL fold metallo-hydrolase, whose product MEIHTVTEGTTEFTCNAYLLDGPDPVLVDAGTMQGVEDVIAERVDDLSAVYLTHQHRDHVGELDAVLDRFDADLYAYDDHPRRTASLEDGQEVDLCGEAYEIVYTPGHADDHVAFVGEKRVFSGDVVVYNDGAFDDGSFGRTDLPGQSRERLIESLETLLDRLSDTVEALYAGHGDVYRADPEGERESVRDVIERALERAERREPKYPDE is encoded by the coding sequence ATGGAGATCCACACCGTTACCGAGGGCACGACGGAGTTCACCTGCAACGCGTACCTGCTCGACGGACCAGATCCGGTTCTCGTCGACGCGGGGACGATGCAGGGCGTCGAGGACGTGATCGCCGAGCGCGTCGACGACCTTTCCGCGGTCTATCTCACTCACCAACATCGTGATCACGTGGGCGAACTCGACGCGGTGCTCGATCGCTTCGACGCCGACCTCTACGCCTACGACGATCACCCGCGTCGGACCGCTAGTCTCGAAGACGGCCAAGAGGTCGACCTCTGCGGAGAGGCCTACGAGATCGTCTACACGCCCGGCCACGCCGACGATCACGTCGCGTTCGTCGGCGAGAAACGCGTCTTCAGCGGCGATGTCGTCGTCTACAACGACGGCGCGTTCGACGACGGGAGCTTCGGCCGCACCGACCTGCCCGGCCAGTCCCGCGAACGACTCATCGAGAGCCTAGAGACGCTGCTCGATCGGCTCTCGGACACGGTAGAAGCGTTGTACGCCGGACACGGCGACGTGTATCGTGCCGATCCCGAGGGAGAGAGAGAATCCGTACGAGACGTGATCGAGCGGGCGCTCGAACGGGCCGAGCGCCGCGAGCCGAAATACCCCGACGAGTGA
- a CDS encoding helix-turn-helix domain-containing protein, with amino-acid sequence MTGPDWETGNLLDVLGDPLCRQTLVIAYDSQISATTLANRLDVSPPTVYRRVNSLVEHELIHEHRRIDADGNHYRLFEASLDHLEVTLTKDGYEVSIRHRKDLADRFDEFWTAFASSGPRSRTERSTEPDSGTDPSSS; translated from the coding sequence ATGACGGGCCCCGACTGGGAGACTGGAAATCTCCTCGACGTTCTCGGAGATCCACTCTGTCGGCAGACCCTTGTGATCGCCTACGACTCGCAGATCTCGGCGACGACACTGGCCAATCGGTTGGACGTGTCTCCGCCGACCGTGTACCGACGTGTCAACAGCCTCGTCGAACACGAACTGATTCACGAGCATCGCCGAATCGACGCCGACGGTAACCACTACCGACTGTTCGAAGCTTCACTGGATCACCTTGAAGTCACCCTGACGAAGGATGGGTACGAAGTCAGTATCCGTCATCGGAAAGACCTCGCTGATCGGTTCGACGAGTTCTGGACCGCGTTCGCATCCTCGGGGCCTCGGAGTCGCACCGAACGATCGACGGAGCCTGATTCGGGGACCGACCCCTCGTCATCATAA
- a CDS encoding 50S ribosomal protein L40e, which translates to MAKNEAAVDRILDKQICMRCNARNPKRAAACRKCGYKKLRPKSKERRAA; encoded by the coding sequence ATGGCTAAGAACGAAGCTGCGGTCGACCGGATTCTGGACAAGCAGATCTGTATGCGCTGCAACGCCCGTAACCCGAAGCGCGCGGCCGCCTGTCGCAAGTGCGGCTACAAGAAGCTTCGACCCAAGTCGAAGGAACGCCGCGCGGCATAG
- a CDS encoding DUF7521 family protein, which produces MNMSWTNLFVLANILQFAFGVSITGISYWAYRSNGRKASFRNSTVGFLLITVGGVLAPIYELGIKSDYTITAVELLKLQIIEGTVIGIGLAFLLISVYSHSAGTDHYRSVQLDVSDGGREYER; this is translated from the coding sequence ATGAACATGTCTTGGACAAATCTCTTCGTCCTCGCAAACATCCTCCAGTTTGCGTTCGGGGTTTCGATCACGGGTATCAGCTACTGGGCGTATCGTTCGAACGGCAGGAAGGCCTCATTTCGAAATTCGACCGTGGGATTTCTGCTCATCACGGTCGGTGGAGTTCTCGCACCCATCTACGAACTCGGGATCAAATCCGACTACACGATCACTGCTGTAGAACTGCTCAAACTACAGATCATCGAAGGAACGGTGATCGGAATCGGACTCGCGTTTCTTCTCATTTCCGTATACAGTCACAGCGCTGGGACCGATCACTATCGATCTGTTCAACTCGACGTCTCTGACGGTGGACGAGAGTACGAGCGCTGA
- the trxA gene encoding thioredoxin, protein MTVRVLDFYADWCGPCKKQDPILEELEAEYGDIEFEKIDVDEEQDVANQYQVRSLPTIVIERDGEIVDRFVGFTQREDIESALEGAAQPAGA, encoded by the coding sequence ATGACCGTTCGAGTACTCGATTTCTACGCCGATTGGTGCGGCCCGTGCAAGAAGCAGGACCCGATTCTGGAGGAGCTCGAAGCCGAATACGGCGACATCGAGTTCGAGAAGATCGACGTCGACGAGGAACAGGACGTCGCGAATCAGTATCAGGTCCGTTCGCTCCCGACGATCGTGATCGAGCGCGACGGAGAGATCGTCGACCGATTCGTCGGGTTCACCCAGCGCGAGGACATCGAGTCGGCGCTCGAAGGCGCTGCACAGCCGGCCGGCGCGTAG